In one Gemmatimonadota bacterium genomic region, the following are encoded:
- a CDS encoding NYN domain-containing protein produces MLPGALVPHHAPNAALLIDFDNVTMGIRSDLQTELRNLLSSDIIHGKVAVQRAYADWRRYPQYIVPLSEASIDLIFAPAYGSSKKNATDIRLAIDAMELVFTRPEIGTIILLSGDSDFSSLVIKLKEYGKYVIGVGIRESSSDLLVQNCDEYYSYNALAGLVKANEEGGADTKYDPWELVTEAITRMVRNGDVMRSDRLKQVMQEIDSSFDEKDLGISKFSKFCAEAAQKGLILVTKLENGQLEVAPTKGAVKSGEPAATPAPRPAGAEVEEREGRRRGRRGGRGRGRREREEATGTAEQGAEVAPASVEVPVAAPVAAVAAVADVAQAALASARPAGRGSRKAGAVAVSTPTQPITAPVVVVAVAVPAVPAVPVAPVAVDSRRHREPRSERREPVVVNANIGRAGIRLTRDEAFALVRNAVTALVTGEDAVGAEQVRQKAFDLLGRDSESLNERNFPRILRDAHDGDVVDLRKRGDSYEVARSATAASVSSQIEVKEAELKAADDKVKAAANPPAPRGMVARGVPNRGGRGGKAMAPPPNFLLIGVVESASPKPAAVVTPVAPVAPVSSAAPAAAEAPAKKTRAKAAPKAAPKADAPAKAKAPAKAAKADAPAKRPASKKKGAATA; encoded by the coding sequence ATGCTGCCGGGTGCCCTCGTTCCGCATCACGCGCCCAACGCCGCGCTCCTCATCGATTTCGACAACGTCACGATGGGGATCCGCTCCGATCTACAAACGGAGCTGCGCAACCTGCTGTCGTCCGACATCATCCACGGAAAGGTCGCCGTCCAGCGCGCCTACGCGGATTGGCGCCGCTACCCGCAGTACATCGTCCCGCTCAGCGAAGCGTCGATCGACCTCATCTTCGCCCCGGCCTACGGGTCGTCCAAGAAGAACGCGACCGACATCCGCCTCGCCATCGACGCCATGGAGCTCGTCTTCACGCGTCCCGAAATCGGCACGATCATCCTGCTCTCCGGTGACTCCGACTTCTCGAGCCTCGTTATCAAGCTCAAGGAGTACGGCAAGTACGTCATCGGCGTCGGCATCCGTGAATCGTCCAGCGACCTGCTCGTGCAGAACTGCGACGAGTACTACAGCTACAACGCGCTCGCCGGCCTCGTAAAGGCCAACGAAGAAGGCGGAGCCGACACCAAGTACGACCCGTGGGAACTCGTCACGGAAGCCATTACGCGTATGGTGCGCAACGGCGACGTCATGCGCTCCGATCGCCTCAAGCAGGTCATGCAGGAGATCGACAGCTCCTTCGACGAAAAGGACTTGGGCATTTCGAAATTCTCCAAGTTCTGCGCCGAAGCGGCACAGAAGGGACTGATTCTCGTCACCAAGCTCGAAAACGGGCAGCTCGAAGTGGCCCCCACGAAGGGCGCCGTCAAGAGCGGCGAGCCGGCGGCAACGCCGGCCCCGCGCCCAGCTGGCGCTGAAGTTGAAGAACGCGAAGGGCGTCGTCGCGGACGTCGCGGTGGTCGCGGTCGCGGTCGTCGCGAGCGTGAAGAGGCCACCGGAACCGCAGAGCAGGGTGCTGAAGTCGCTCCGGCTTCGGTGGAAGTGCCGGTCGCCGCGCCCGTCGCTGCCGTCGCTGCCGTCGCTGACGTCGCTCAGGCTGCCCTGGCATCGGCCCGCCCCGCTGGTCGTGGCAGCCGCAAGGCAGGCGCGGTCGCTGTCTCAACTCCCACGCAGCCGATCACCGCACCGGTCGTTGTCGTGGCTGTTGCCGTCCCGGCCGTTCCGGCCGTTCCTGTTGCGCCGGTTGCCGTTGACTCGCGCCGTCATCGCGAACCGCGAAGCGAGCGTCGCGAGCCGGTCGTGGTCAACGCCAACATCGGCCGCGCCGGCATTCGCCTCACGCGCGACGAAGCCTTTGCGCTCGTGCGCAACGCCGTCACGGCGCTCGTCACCGGCGAAGACGCGGTCGGCGCTGAACAGGTACGCCAAAAGGCGTTCGATCTCCTCGGCCGCGACAGCGAGAGCCTCAACGAACGCAACTTCCCGCGCATCCTCCGCGATGCGCACGACGGGGATGTTGTCGATCTTCGCAAGCGCGGTGATTCGTACGAAGTCGCGCGGTCCGCGACGGCCGCCAGCGTTTCCTCGCAGATCGAAGTGAAGGAAGCCGAGCTCAAGGCCGCCGACGATAAGGTCAAGGCCGCTGCCAATCCCCCCGCGCCCCGTGGCATGGTCGCACGTGGCGTTCCGAATCGCGGTGGACGCGGTGGAAAGGCTATGGCGCCGCCGCCGAACTTCCTGCTGATCGGTGTCGTCGAGTCGGCGTCGCCCAAGCCGGCCGCCGTCGTGACGCCGGTTGCCCCGGTTGCTCCGGTTTCCAGTGCCGCACCGGCCGCGGCTGAAGCACCCGCCAAAAAGACGCGCGCCAAGGCCGCACCCAAGGCCGCACCCAAGGCCGACGCACCTGCCAAGGCAAAGGCGCCGGCTAAGGCTGCCAAGGCCGACGCACCCGCCAAGCGCCCGGCGTCGAAGAAGAAGGGTGCCGCGACCGCCTAA